From one Streptomyces sp. ICC1 genomic stretch:
- a CDS encoding ABC transporter permease subunit, giving the protein MLVHSKTGRWAAWSLFGLLFLPLFALPLLVVVAASFSTHWSGAFPSGPTTENYTAAVRGESLQALTTSLATAFAASLLALAVGTWAALAAAGLGRRGKRSLDALFVLPVAVPSVVVGLAVLVAFSKPPLLLNGTSSIVILAHTILVTAFAYQSVSAAIVRLDPAYEQAAASLGARPAYVLWRVKLPLLLPSLTAAAGLCFALSMGELSATMMLYPPDWMPLPVRIFTATDRGSLFSGSAVAVVLMATTLLVLLAVSRVRTKAAYR; this is encoded by the coding sequence AAGACCGGCCGCTGGGCCGCCTGGAGCCTCTTCGGACTCCTCTTCCTGCCCCTCTTCGCCCTGCCCCTGCTCGTCGTGGTGGCCGCGTCGTTCTCGACCCACTGGTCCGGCGCCTTCCCCTCCGGCCCGACCACGGAGAACTACACGGCGGCCGTCCGGGGCGAGTCCCTCCAGGCGCTGACCACCTCGCTGGCCACGGCGTTCGCCGCCAGCCTCCTCGCGCTCGCCGTCGGCACCTGGGCGGCGCTCGCCGCCGCCGGACTGGGCCGCCGCGGCAAGCGGTCCCTGGACGCGCTCTTCGTGCTGCCCGTCGCCGTACCGTCCGTGGTCGTCGGCCTCGCCGTGCTCGTCGCCTTCAGCAAGCCGCCGCTGCTCCTCAACGGCACCAGCTCGATCGTGATCCTGGCGCACACGATTCTTGTCACGGCGTTCGCCTACCAGTCGGTTTCGGCTGCCATCGTGCGTCTCGATCCCGCGTACGAGCAGGCGGCGGCCTCCCTGGGCGCCCGACCCGCGTACGTGCTGTGGCGGGTCAAGCTCCCCCTCCTGCTGCCGTCGCTCACCGCGGCCGCGGGACTCTGCTTCGCCCTGTCCATGGGCGAGCTGAGCGCCACGATGATGCTCTACCCGCCGGACTGGATGCCCCTGCCGGTCCGCATCTTCACCGCCACCGACCGCGGTTCGCTCTTCAGCGGCTCCGCCGTCGCCGTGGTCCTGATGGCCACCACCCTGCTGGTCCTGCTGGCCGTCTCGCGCGTCCGCACCAAGGCCGCGTACCGCTGA
- a CDS encoding 2-aminoethylphosphonate ABC transporter substrate-binding protein, producing the protein MPSNKYLRATAAVTGGLALAASLAACGGSSSTGSDGSADGAKGGGEKVVTVYSADGLKSDKGDGWYDKVFADFTKKTGIEVKYVEGGSGEMVQRAVREKTNTQADVLITLPPFIQQADGKGLLQAYKPAGSDKVNGADKAADGKWTSVVNNYFGFVYNKKELAQAPKTWEELLDAKYKGKLQYSTPGVAGDGTAVLIKAMHDFGGKEPAMEYLKKLQANNVGPSSSTSKLAPKTDKGELLVANGDVQMNFAQSKSMPNLGIWFPAKEGAKPTTFSLPYAAGLLDKAPHTENGKKLLDHLLSEDAQKLVSGVGGGFPARTDVKPTDANAVELTKLMSGVEVFEPDWADIDKNLTGYVDAWKSATGS; encoded by the coding sequence ATGCCCAGCAACAAGTACCTGCGCGCCACCGCCGCCGTCACCGGCGGCCTCGCCCTCGCCGCCTCCCTCGCCGCCTGCGGCGGCTCCTCCTCCACCGGCTCCGACGGCTCGGCCGACGGCGCCAAGGGCGGTGGCGAGAAGGTCGTCACCGTCTACAGCGCCGACGGACTCAAGAGCGACAAGGGCGACGGCTGGTACGACAAGGTCTTCGCCGACTTCACGAAGAAGACCGGCATCGAGGTCAAGTACGTCGAGGGCGGCTCGGGCGAGATGGTGCAGCGCGCCGTCCGGGAGAAGACCAACACGCAGGCCGACGTACTGATCACCCTGCCGCCCTTCATCCAGCAGGCCGACGGCAAGGGCCTGCTCCAGGCGTACAAGCCGGCGGGCTCCGACAAGGTCAACGGCGCGGACAAGGCCGCCGACGGCAAGTGGACCTCGGTCGTCAACAACTACTTCGGCTTCGTCTACAACAAGAAGGAGCTGGCCCAGGCCCCCAAGACCTGGGAAGAGCTGCTGGACGCCAAGTACAAGGGCAAGCTCCAGTACTCCACCCCGGGCGTCGCGGGCGACGGCACCGCCGTCCTCATCAAGGCGATGCACGACTTCGGCGGCAAGGAGCCGGCGATGGAGTACCTGAAGAAGCTCCAGGCCAACAACGTCGGCCCGTCCTCCTCCACCAGCAAGCTCGCGCCCAAGACCGACAAGGGCGAGCTGCTCGTCGCCAACGGCGACGTCCAGATGAACTTCGCGCAGTCCAAGTCCATGCCGAACCTGGGCATCTGGTTCCCGGCCAAGGAGGGCGCCAAGCCCACCACCTTCTCCCTGCCGTACGCGGCCGGGCTCCTCGACAAGGCCCCGCACACCGAGAACGGCAAGAAGCTCCTCGATCACCTCCTCAGCGAGGACGCCCAGAAGCTGGTCAGCGGGGTCGGCGGCGGCTTCCCGGCGCGCACCGACGTCAAGCCCACCGACGCCAACGCCGTCGAGCTCACCAAGCTCATGAGCGGGGTCGAGGTCTTCGAGCCGGACTGGGCCGACATCGACAAGAACCTCACCGGCTACGTCGACGCGTGGAAGTCGGCGACCGGAAGCTGA
- a CDS encoding alkaline phosphatase family protein — MPTVLSGRTLAVAATATALLATALGAHAATADEAAATTDKVLVIGLDGAVLDRVKAANAPHLNGLMAQGLTARSTLYANPMGATSSGPGWSSIATGVWPDKHGVKDNSFTGKNYTAHPDFLTRIENAKPALNTYAAADWEPITSTDQNGPIFSAKVDKRLSLKGDRDGYGSEDPKIAAAAATELRDQNPDAAFVYLGEIDAAGHSYGAASQQYLDTVARVDVLVGQLLGAVQNRPTYAQENWKILVTTDHGHTNSGGHGGSTIAERGTFVIAKGAGIPAGSVREDVKLVDVAATALAQVGVSAPGIDGVPLNAPDDDPFDTLRPILQARVDEAGIPAATKGFTHTPPAGWSVDNSKMGTGGVTEWAGWAFATDEFWSQSQRDQWRELNVRSRDVFAVADSDEWDDKSHTGSYDSTLITPKWPVTAGSTRNLTFQTHYRQESGQTAQVLVSYNGGTPTVVKSYTADAVARSESIALQVPAGATDVQVRFRYSGSNNWYWTVDNVRLA, encoded by the coding sequence GTGCCCACTGTCCTGTCCGGACGGACCCTCGCCGTGGCCGCCACCGCCACGGCCCTGCTCGCCACCGCGCTCGGCGCCCACGCCGCGACCGCCGACGAGGCCGCCGCCACCACCGACAAGGTGCTCGTCATCGGCCTGGACGGCGCGGTCCTCGACCGCGTCAAGGCCGCCAACGCCCCGCACCTGAACGGCCTGATGGCCCAGGGCCTGACCGCCCGCAGCACCCTGTACGCGAACCCGATGGGAGCCACCTCCTCGGGACCCGGCTGGTCCTCCATCGCCACCGGCGTCTGGCCCGACAAGCACGGCGTGAAGGACAACTCCTTCACCGGCAAGAACTACACGGCCCACCCGGACTTCCTGACCCGCATCGAGAACGCCAAGCCGGCGCTCAACACGTACGCGGCCGCCGACTGGGAGCCCATCACCTCCACCGACCAGAACGGCCCGATCTTCTCGGCCAAGGTCGACAAGCGCCTCTCCCTCAAGGGCGACCGCGACGGTTACGGCAGCGAGGACCCGAAGATCGCCGCCGCGGCCGCCACCGAACTGCGCGACCAGAACCCGGACGCCGCCTTCGTCTACCTCGGCGAGATCGACGCGGCCGGCCACTCCTACGGCGCCGCCAGCCAGCAGTACCTGGACACCGTCGCCCGCGTCGACGTCCTCGTCGGCCAGCTCCTGGGCGCCGTCCAGAACCGCCCGACCTACGCCCAGGAGAACTGGAAGATCCTGGTCACCACCGACCACGGCCACACCAACTCCGGCGGCCACGGCGGCTCCACCATCGCCGAGCGCGGCACCTTCGTCATCGCCAAGGGCGCCGGCATCCCGGCCGGCTCGGTGCGCGAGGACGTCAAGCTCGTCGACGTGGCCGCGACCGCGCTCGCCCAGGTCGGCGTCAGCGCCCCCGGCATCGACGGCGTCCCGCTGAACGCCCCCGACGACGACCCCTTCGACACCCTGCGCCCGATCCTCCAGGCGCGCGTGGACGAGGCGGGCATCCCGGCCGCCACCAAGGGCTTCACGCACACCCCGCCGGCCGGCTGGTCCGTCGACAACTCCAAGATGGGCACGGGCGGTGTCACCGAGTGGGCCGGATGGGCCTTCGCCACCGACGAGTTCTGGAGCCAGTCGCAGCGCGACCAGTGGCGCGAGCTGAACGTCCGCTCCCGCGACGTCTTCGCCGTCGCCGACTCCGACGAGTGGGACGACAAGAGCCACACCGGCTCCTACGACTCCACCCTCATCACCCCCAAGTGGCCGGTCACCGCCGGGTCGACGCGGAACCTGACCTTCCAGACCCACTACCGCCAGGAGTCCGGCCAGACCGCCCAGGTCCTGGTCTCCTACAACGGCGGTACGCCGACGGTCGTCAAGAGCTACACCGCCGACGCGGTCGCCCGCTCCGAGTCGATCGCGCTCCAGGTCCCGGCCGGCGCCACCGACGTCCAGGTCCGCTTCCGCTACAGCGGCAGCAACAACTGGTACTGGACCGTCGACAACGTCCGCCTGGCCTGA